Proteins encoded in a region of the Isosphaeraceae bacterium EP7 genome:
- a CDS encoding RraA family protein, which produces MLPEFADETAMFNWIAAHLYTAVVSDACDAAGLRFQSLLPDIRPLDESLVLVGRAKTVVWAPMFHIPERPYDREIAALDSLKTGEVLVMAAGRSTEIVPWGELLSTATVARGGRGVVLDGLIRDASRIKEMKLPVYCTGRRPLDSRGRGIVVDADVPIKIDGVAIAPGDLIVGDGDGVVVVPRAREREILGWAWSKVDGEDTTRRELAEGRSLADVFKEHGIL; this is translated from the coding sequence GTGTTGCCCGAGTTCGCCGACGAGACGGCGATGTTCAACTGGATCGCCGCCCACCTTTACACCGCGGTCGTGAGCGACGCCTGCGACGCGGCCGGCCTGAGGTTTCAGTCGTTATTGCCGGACATCCGGCCGCTGGACGAGTCGCTCGTCCTGGTCGGGCGCGCCAAGACGGTCGTCTGGGCCCCGATGTTCCACATCCCGGAACGGCCGTATGACCGCGAGATCGCGGCGCTCGACTCGTTGAAGACCGGCGAGGTGCTGGTGATGGCGGCCGGTCGGTCGACGGAAATCGTTCCCTGGGGAGAGCTTCTGTCGACGGCGACCGTCGCCCGCGGTGGTCGAGGCGTGGTCCTCGACGGCCTGATCCGGGACGCCTCGCGGATCAAGGAAATGAAGCTTCCGGTCTATTGCACCGGTCGTCGGCCCCTGGATTCCCGAGGCCGGGGCATCGTGGTCGACGCCGACGTCCCGATCAAGATCGACGGCGTCGCGATCGCGCCCGGCGACCTGATCGTGGGAGACGGAGACGGGGTTGTCGTGGTGCCTCGCGCCCGCGAGCGTGAGATCCTCGGATGGGCTTGGTCGAAGGTCGACGGCGAGGACACAACGCGACGGGAACTCGCCGAGGGGCGGAGCCTGGCCGACGTCTTCAAAGAACACGGGATTCTGTGA
- a CDS encoding HIT domain-containing protein, whose amino-acid sequence MERLWAPWRAGYVQKASPPVAAGGVSCFICEALAGDHDRDNLLVWRFPHSAVFLNRYPYNNGHLLVVPLKHRANLQDFEGEELNGPLSTISRLITILDVMLRPQGYNVGLNLGSAAGAGLPGHMHWHLVPRWDGDTNFMPVLGETKVLIESLHEFYDRLAGEL is encoded by the coding sequence ATGGAACGACTCTGGGCACCCTGGCGCGCGGGGTATGTTCAAAAGGCTAGCCCGCCTGTCGCGGCCGGTGGAGTGTCTTGCTTCATCTGCGAGGCCCTGGCCGGGGATCACGATCGCGATAACCTCCTCGTCTGGCGGTTCCCCCACTCGGCCGTCTTCCTGAATCGCTACCCGTACAACAATGGCCACCTGCTGGTGGTCCCCTTGAAGCACCGGGCGAATCTCCAGGATTTCGAGGGGGAGGAGCTGAACGGACCCCTGTCGACGATCAGCCGATTGATCACAATTTTAGACGTGATGCTCCGACCTCAAGGTTACAATGTCGGCCTGAACCTCGGCAGCGCCGCCGGCGCGGGGCTTCCGGGTCATATGCACTGGCATCTCGTCCCTCGCTGGGATGGCGACACGAACTTCATGCCGGTGCTGGGCGAGACCAAGGTCTTGATCGAGAGTCTTCACGAGTTCTACGACCGCCTCGCGGGCGAGCTGTGA
- the ppdK gene encoding pyruvate, phosphate dikinase gives MADQPKHVYSFGGGKAEGKADMKTLLGGKGANLAEMNVIGIPVPPGFTITTEVCAAYYENGKKLPDSAVPQIKAAIAHMEQLFGAKLGDPSNPLLVSVRSGAALSMPGMMNTILNLGLSDVSVEGLAKKTGNVRFAYDGYRRLIDMFGSTAMGVDHEHFEHELSALKAEKGVKLDTDLSGDDLKELVKRYKAVYKTHVKADFPQDPIEQLMASINAVFNSWMGKKAIEYRRIERINGLKGTAVNVQAMVFGNMGEGSGTGVAFTRDPNTGEDVFYGDYLINAQGEDVVAGIRTPEPISRLQDDMPKVYDELMAIRQKLEKHYKEMQDIEFTVQDGTLYMLQTRTGKRTGSSAVRIAVEMAKAGLIDQKTAVLRVNPDSLNHVLLPQLDPKAKVEIVARGIAASPGAASGKVVLSADDAVAFAEANPGVPIMLVRKETSPEDVAGMNLAKGILTATGGKASHAAVVARGWGKPCIVGCEAIAIDEKNGQITIGDKVVKAGDFLTINGTTGDVMLGKVPTVAPEMTGDFATIMEWADLHKTMKVRTNADTPQDALKAREFGAEGIGLCRTEHMFFEGQRIVDMRKMILADDEAGRKLALDALEPYQREDFVGIFEAMGGYPVTIRLLDPPLHEFLPHEEAGQAEVAKQLNIPLEKVKRRVEQLHESNPMLGLRGCRLAIKFPEIGDMQIRAIIDAAIEVKKKGIDVLPEIMIPLVGSVEELTFLKKRAIEIADALIKKSGVKVEYLIGTMIEVPRAALTADAIAEEAEFFSFGTNDLTQMTYGFSRDDITSFMSNYIDNKILPIDPFQSLDVSGVGQLVEMGVQKGRASRKAKTGQHLKVGICGEHGGDPDSVAFCHKVGMDYVSCSPYRVPIARLAAAQAALSDGKTAARDK, from the coding sequence ATGGCGGACCAGCCCAAGCACGTGTATTCCTTCGGCGGCGGTAAGGCCGAAGGTAAGGCTGACATGAAGACCCTGCTCGGCGGCAAGGGGGCCAACCTCGCCGAGATGAACGTCATCGGCATCCCGGTCCCTCCCGGCTTCACCATCACCACCGAGGTCTGCGCGGCGTACTACGAGAACGGCAAGAAGCTGCCCGACTCGGCCGTCCCCCAGATCAAGGCCGCCATCGCCCACATGGAGCAGCTCTTCGGGGCCAAGCTCGGCGACCCTTCCAACCCCCTGCTCGTCAGCGTCCGCTCGGGTGCGGCCCTGTCGATGCCGGGCATGATGAATACCATCCTCAACCTCGGCCTCTCCGACGTCTCCGTCGAAGGGCTCGCCAAGAAGACGGGCAACGTCCGCTTCGCCTACGACGGCTATCGCCGCCTCATCGACATGTTCGGCTCGACCGCCATGGGCGTCGATCACGAGCACTTCGAACATGAGCTGAGCGCCCTGAAGGCCGAGAAGGGCGTCAAGCTCGACACCGACCTCTCCGGCGACGACCTCAAAGAGCTGGTCAAGCGGTACAAGGCCGTCTACAAGACGCACGTGAAGGCCGACTTCCCGCAAGATCCCATCGAGCAGCTCATGGCGTCCATCAACGCCGTGTTCAATAGCTGGATGGGCAAGAAGGCGATCGAATATCGCCGGATCGAGCGGATCAACGGCCTCAAAGGGACGGCCGTCAACGTCCAGGCCATGGTCTTCGGCAACATGGGCGAAGGCTCCGGCACCGGAGTCGCCTTCACCCGCGACCCGAACACCGGCGAAGACGTTTTCTACGGCGACTACCTCATCAACGCCCAGGGCGAAGACGTGGTCGCGGGCATCCGCACCCCGGAGCCGATCTCGCGGCTCCAGGACGACATGCCCAAGGTGTATGACGAGCTGATGGCCATCCGCCAGAAGCTCGAAAAGCACTACAAGGAAATGCAGGACATCGAGTTCACGGTGCAGGACGGCACCCTGTACATGCTCCAGACCCGGACCGGCAAGCGCACCGGGTCGTCGGCCGTCCGCATCGCCGTCGAGATGGCCAAGGCCGGCCTGATCGACCAGAAGACCGCCGTCCTGCGGGTCAATCCCGACAGCCTGAACCACGTCCTGCTGCCCCAGCTCGACCCCAAGGCCAAGGTCGAGATCGTCGCCCGAGGGATCGCCGCAAGCCCTGGTGCTGCATCGGGTAAGGTCGTCCTGTCGGCCGACGATGCCGTCGCCTTCGCCGAGGCCAACCCCGGCGTGCCGATCATGCTGGTCCGCAAGGAGACCAGCCCCGAGGACGTCGCCGGCATGAATCTGGCGAAGGGCATTCTCACCGCGACCGGCGGCAAGGCGAGCCACGCCGCCGTCGTCGCCCGCGGCTGGGGCAAGCCCTGTATCGTCGGCTGCGAGGCCATCGCGATCGACGAGAAGAACGGCCAGATCACCATCGGCGACAAGGTGGTTAAGGCCGGCGACTTCCTGACCATCAACGGGACCACCGGCGACGTCATGCTCGGCAAGGTGCCGACGGTCGCCCCCGAGATGACCGGCGACTTCGCGACCATCATGGAGTGGGCCGACCTCCACAAGACCATGAAGGTGCGGACCAACGCGGACACGCCGCAGGACGCCCTGAAGGCTCGCGAGTTCGGCGCCGAGGGCATCGGCCTCTGCCGGACCGAGCACATGTTCTTCGAAGGCCAGCGCATCGTCGACATGCGCAAGATGATCCTGGCCGACGACGAGGCCGGCCGCAAGCTGGCCCTCGACGCCCTGGAACCCTACCAGCGCGAGGACTTCGTCGGCATCTTCGAGGCGATGGGCGGCTACCCCGTCACCATCCGCCTGCTCGACCCGCCCCTGCACGAGTTCCTCCCCCACGAGGAAGCCGGCCAGGCCGAAGTCGCCAAGCAGCTGAACATCCCGCTCGAGAAGGTCAAGCGGCGCGTGGAGCAGCTCCACGAGTCGAACCCGATGCTCGGCCTCCGCGGCTGCCGCCTGGCGATCAAGTTCCCCGAGATCGGCGACATGCAGATCCGGGCCATCATCGACGCGGCCATCGAGGTCAAGAAGAAGGGTATCGACGTCCTTCCCGAGATCATGATCCCGCTGGTCGGCAGCGTCGAGGAGCTGACGTTCCTCAAGAAGCGGGCCATCGAGATCGCCGACGCCCTCATCAAGAAGTCGGGCGTGAAGGTGGAATACCTGATCGGCACGATGATCGAGGTGCCCCGCGCCGCCCTGACGGCCGACGCCATCGCCGAGGAGGCCGAGTTCTTCTCCTTCGGCACCAATGACCTCACCCAGATGACGTACGGCTTCAGCCGCGACGACATAACCTCGTTCATGTCGAACTACATCGACAACAAGATCTTGCCCATCGACCCGTTCCAGTCGCTCGACGTCTCGGGCGTTGGCCAGCTGGTCGAGATGGGCGTGCAGAAGGGCCGGGCTTCACGTAAAGCCAAGACAGGTCAGCACTTGAAGGTCGGTATCTGTGGCGAGCACGGGGGCGATCCCGACAGCGTCGCGTTCTGCCACAAGGTGGGCATGGATTACGTCTCCTGCTCCCCGTATCGCGTCCCCATCGCTCGGCTGGCCGCGGCCCAGGCCGCCCTGTCCGACGGCAAGACGGCCGCCCGCGACAAGTGA
- a CDS encoding type II toxin-antitoxin system Phd/YefM family antitoxin codes for MLDLTNDIDSLSQFKRHTPEFIKRLKAEGRPVVLTVNGKAEVVVQDAASYQKLVETAERVERMDALKASFEDMKAGRVSPAEEMLAEMRQILETKKPR; via the coding sequence GTGCTCGACCTTACCAACGACATCGATTCCCTCTCGCAGTTCAAGCGACACACGCCCGAGTTTATCAAGCGGCTCAAGGCCGAGGGACGCCCGGTCGTGCTCACCGTTAACGGCAAGGCCGAGGTCGTCGTGCAGGACGCCGCCTCCTACCAGAAGCTCGTCGAAACCGCCGAACGGGTCGAGCGGATGGATGCCCTGAAGGCTTCGTTCGAAGACATGAAGGCGGGCCGCGTCTCTCCGGCCGAGGAGATGCTCGCCGAGATGCGTCAGATCCTCGAAACGAAGAAGCCACGATGA
- the fusA gene encoding elongation factor G — protein sequence MENLRNVRNIGISAHIDSGKTTLTERVLYYTGRIHVINEVKGKGDGAVMDHMELEKERGITITSAATTVQWDDKKINIIDTPGHVDFTVEVERSLRVLDGAVLVLCAVAGVQSQSITVDRQMKRYRIPRLAFINKMDRTGANPAKVIEQLESKLGLTAVPIQLPIGGEINFQGCIDLITRQAVYFDGEKGDDVRHEPIPAELVDEAERARQGMLEALSLVSDEIMGLLLDEKDVPLDLIHSTIREATVAQTICPVLVGSAYKNKGVQLLLNAVNAYLPSPLDREIHAKDIDDGMAEIGLSPDESKPLVAMAFKLVEEQFGQITYVRVYQGTLNKGQFYFNSRQRKKQRISRILRVHSNKMEDIDAASAGDIVAVMGIECATGDTYCEEGTNISLESIFAAEPVIDLSIVAAKKGDSDKLSKALNRFMREDPTFRVHNDPETSETIISGMGELHLEIYVERIRREYKVDCVVGMPKVSYREAPTKEVSFDYKHRKQTGGSGQYAHIKGVLTPLEAGSPEVFIFENDVSGGRIPTEYIPSVEKGFRQSLVKGPVAGYEVIGTKMVLQDGSYHDVDSSTMAFEICARDCFRETFRKSEPVLLEPIMKVEVECPTEFQGPVTGQVSSKRGVILGTENRGSFVVIEGEVPLSEMFGYSNDLRSMTQGKGGFTMEFLKYQKMPARLQEDVVKKSLAEVKS from the coding sequence ATGGAAAATCTGCGAAACGTTCGGAACATCGGGATCTCAGCGCACATCGACTCGGGCAAGACCACGCTGACCGAGCGCGTCCTGTACTACACGGGGCGCATCCACGTCATCAATGAGGTCAAGGGCAAGGGCGACGGCGCCGTCATGGACCACATGGAGCTGGAGAAAGAGCGCGGCATCACGATCACGTCGGCCGCGACGACCGTCCAGTGGGATGACAAGAAGATCAACATCATCGACACACCCGGCCACGTCGACTTCACCGTCGAGGTCGAGCGGTCGCTCCGCGTCCTCGACGGGGCCGTCCTCGTCCTCTGCGCCGTGGCCGGCGTGCAGTCGCAGTCGATCACCGTCGACCGCCAGATGAAACGGTACCGCATCCCCCGGCTCGCGTTCATCAACAAGATGGACCGCACCGGCGCGAACCCGGCGAAGGTCATCGAGCAGCTCGAGAGCAAGCTCGGCCTCACCGCCGTGCCCATCCAGCTCCCCATCGGCGGCGAGATCAACTTCCAAGGCTGCATCGACCTGATCACCCGCCAGGCCGTCTACTTCGACGGCGAGAAGGGCGACGACGTCCGCCACGAGCCGATCCCGGCCGAGCTGGTCGACGAGGCCGAACGCGCCCGCCAGGGTATGCTCGAGGCCCTCTCGCTCGTCTCCGACGAGATCATGGGCCTGCTGCTCGACGAGAAGGACGTCCCCCTCGACCTCATCCACTCGACCATCCGCGAGGCGACCGTCGCCCAGACCATCTGCCCGGTCCTGGTCGGCTCGGCCTACAAGAACAAGGGCGTCCAGCTCCTCTTGAACGCCGTCAACGCCTACCTGCCCAGCCCCCTCGACCGCGAGATCCACGCCAAGGATATCGACGACGGGATGGCCGAGATCGGGCTGAGCCCCGACGAGAGCAAGCCGCTCGTCGCCATGGCGTTCAAGCTCGTCGAGGAGCAGTTCGGCCAGATCACCTACGTCCGGGTCTACCAGGGGACGCTCAACAAGGGCCAGTTCTACTTCAACAGCCGCCAGCGCAAGAAGCAGCGGATCAGCCGCATCCTTCGCGTCCATTCCAACAAGATGGAAGACATCGACGCCGCCTCCGCCGGCGACATCGTCGCCGTCATGGGCATCGAGTGCGCCACCGGCGACACGTATTGCGAGGAGGGGACGAACATCTCCCTGGAGAGCATCTTCGCCGCCGAGCCGGTCATCGACCTCTCGATCGTCGCCGCCAAGAAGGGGGACAGCGACAAGCTGTCCAAGGCCCTCAACCGCTTCATGCGCGAGGACCCGACCTTCCGCGTGCACAACGACCCGGAGACCTCCGAGACCATCATCTCGGGCATGGGCGAGCTGCACCTGGAGATCTACGTCGAGCGCATCCGCCGCGAGTACAAGGTCGACTGCGTCGTCGGCATGCCCAAGGTCAGCTACCGCGAGGCGCCGACCAAGGAAGTCTCGTTCGACTACAAGCACCGCAAGCAGACCGGCGGCTCGGGCCAGTACGCCCACATCAAGGGCGTGCTGACCCCGCTCGAAGCCGGCTCCCCCGAAGTCTTCATCTTCGAGAACGATGTCTCCGGCGGACGCATCCCGACCGAGTACATCCCCTCGGTCGAAAAGGGCTTCCGCCAGTCCCTGGTCAAGGGCCCCGTCGCCGGCTACGAGGTCATCGGCACCAAGATGGTGCTCCAGGACGGCTCGTACCACGACGTTGACTCGTCCACCATGGCCTTCGAGATCTGCGCCCGCGACTGCTTCCGCGAGACCTTCCGCAAGTCGGAGCCGGTCCTCCTCGAGCCGATCATGAAGGTCGAGGTCGAGTGCCCCACCGAGTTCCAGGGGCCCGTCACCGGCCAGGTCTCTTCCAAGCGTGGCGTGATCCTCGGCACCGAGAATCGCGGCAGCTTCGTGGTCATCGAAGGCGAAGTGCCCCTCTCCGAGATGTTCGGCTACTCCAACGACCTCCGCAGCATGACCCAGGGCAAGGGGGGCTTTACCATGGAGTTCCTCAAGTACCAGAAGATGCCCGCCCGCCTGCAGGAAGACGTCGTCAAGAAGTCCCTGGCCGAGGTCAAGTCCTGA
- a CDS encoding DUF1254 domain-containing protein — protein sequence MAPYQECPEGDTTAVMKHAYLQNSFSKVETTVKRIAVSVLAVGTLLGTLTGPGRLALAQDGTSSRATPGFNTEIPGQILTPDTLETRIGTLKFFDGLPTKETVQKVYDNLDFMRGVDVFLNFIPATSMEAIRRGLADVGVARANQAILFDGLMDSNSLFLTGNTDTVYCFAFTDLEKDGPTVVEIPPGCGPGTVNDAFFRFVTDMGIPGPDRGKGGKYLLVPESYKGVVPEGYIVAKTSTHVNAVILRGFLVDGKTDAASKMFKDGLKIYPLSKAGNPPPMDFVSGSHKAFNTVDANTFAFYEELNAVIQKEPIDFLDPELRGQAASIGIIKGKPFAPDERMKKLLTESVAVGNATARAIGFRNRDPRVLLYDNSQWKTGFIGGDYRWLDGDGVAGRDLDARTYFFYLATVNTPAMAAKMVGRGAQYAFINTDKDASYLDGGKDYRLHMPAKVPAKDFWSVVVYDPQTRSELQTGQPFPSKNNKRDELLVNADGSVDLYFGPKAPQGKEKNWTQTVAGKGWFALLRLYGPLEPWFDKTWRPGDIELVK from the coding sequence ATGGCCCCATATCAGGAGTGCCCGGAGGGTGATACAACGGCTGTCATGAAGCACGCTTATCTCCAGAACTCTTTCTCCAAGGTCGAAACCACCGTGAAACGAATTGCCGTGTCAGTGCTGGCTGTCGGGACCTTGCTCGGCACGCTGACGGGCCCAGGCCGACTCGCCCTTGCACAGGACGGGACCAGCTCGCGGGCCACGCCCGGCTTCAACACCGAGATTCCCGGGCAAATCCTCACGCCAGATACGTTGGAGACCCGCATCGGAACGCTGAAGTTCTTCGATGGGCTTCCGACGAAAGAGACCGTCCAGAAAGTCTACGACAACCTCGATTTCATGCGTGGAGTCGATGTGTTCCTGAACTTTATCCCGGCCACGTCGATGGAAGCGATTCGTCGCGGCCTGGCGGATGTCGGCGTCGCCAGGGCGAACCAGGCCATCCTTTTCGACGGGTTGATGGACTCGAATTCGCTCTTCCTCACGGGCAATACAGACACCGTCTACTGCTTCGCATTCACCGACCTGGAGAAGGATGGCCCGACGGTCGTCGAGATTCCGCCGGGGTGCGGGCCGGGCACGGTGAACGATGCCTTCTTTCGCTTCGTGACCGACATGGGCATTCCCGGCCCCGACCGTGGCAAGGGCGGCAAGTACCTGCTGGTCCCCGAGTCCTACAAAGGTGTGGTGCCCGAGGGATACATCGTGGCGAAAACATCCACTCACGTGAATGCGGTCATCCTTCGCGGCTTTCTCGTGGACGGAAAGACCGACGCGGCCAGCAAGATGTTCAAGGATGGTCTGAAGATTTATCCACTCTCCAAGGCCGGAAACCCACCGCCTATGGACTTCGTCAGCGGTTCGCACAAGGCCTTCAACACCGTCGACGCCAACACTTTCGCGTTCTACGAGGAGTTGAACGCAGTCATTCAGAAGGAACCGATTGATTTCCTCGACCCGGAACTGCGTGGCCAGGCGGCGAGCATAGGCATCATCAAGGGCAAGCCGTTCGCCCCGGACGAGCGGATGAAGAAGCTCCTGACCGAGTCCGTCGCCGTCGGCAACGCGACCGCCCGTGCCATCGGCTTCCGCAATCGCGACCCCCGCGTGTTGCTCTACGATAACAGCCAATGGAAGACGGGGTTCATCGGCGGAGATTACCGCTGGCTCGACGGCGACGGCGTTGCCGGCCGAGACCTCGACGCCCGGACGTACTTCTTCTACCTCGCGACTGTGAACACGCCCGCGATGGCCGCCAAGATGGTCGGGCGGGGTGCCCAGTACGCCTTCATCAACACCGACAAGGACGCAAGCTACCTTGACGGCGGGAAGGACTACCGGCTGCACATGCCCGCCAAAGTCCCGGCTAAGGACTTCTGGTCGGTTGTTGTCTATGACCCGCAGACCCGCTCGGAACTCCAGACCGGCCAGCCGTTCCCGAGCAAAAACAACAAGCGGGACGAACTCCTGGTCAACGCGGATGGCTCAGTGGACCTCTACTTCGGTCCGAAGGCACCACAAGGCAAAGAAAAGAACTGGACGCAAACCGTTGCCGGCAAGGGCTGGTTCGCGTTGCTGCGTCTCTATGGCCCGCTGGAGCCGTGGTTCGACAAGACGTGGCGGCCCGGAGATATCGAGTTGGTGAAGTGA